The window CAGTCTGGCCGCCATGAACGAGCTGAACCCGCAGGGAGAGCTGGAGTTCGTGCCTGTCGATGCTGTGCTGGACGACCTGCTCAGCCTGCTGAACGAGGCCGAGCTGGAGGCGCTTCAGCGGGCTGAGGCACTGACGCGGCGGGCCATCGCAGCCACGTTCGCGGCGCTGCGTCCCGGCATCAGCGAACGTCAGCTTGAGCGGGTACTGCTGGACAGCCTTGCCGAGGGCGGGGAAGGGCCAGCTTTCCCGCCCATCGTGGCCTTCGGAGAGCTGACGGCGCTGCCCCACGCCCACCCCGGCGAGGCCGTCTGGCACCCTGGCGACCTGGTCACAGTCGATGCCGGGGCAGTCGTGGACGGGCTGCATGCCGACCTGACCGACACGCGGCTAGTGGGCGCAACTCAGGAAGACACCCGCGCACACGCGCTGCTGAAGCTGACCCGTCAGGCGCTGGACGCGGCTATCCGGGCCACCCGGGCAGGCGTGCTTGCTGGCGAGATTGACGAAGCGGCCCGCGCCGTCTTCCGAGCTGCGGAACTGGACGCGCAGACCCTGCTCGGCATCGGGCACGCGCTGGGCTATCAGGTGCATCAGCCTCCGATTCTGCGCCTCGGCAGCCAGGAAGCGGTGAAGGCAGGTCAGGTGCTGGCGCTGGAGCCGGGCGTGTATCTGCCGGGCTTCGGCGGCGTGCGTCTGGAGGAAATGGTGGTGGTGACCGGGGCGGGGGCGGTGCCGATAGCCCGGTGGCAGGTGCCTGAGATGGCCGCCGGGCAGGAGGCGCGGTCATGACCCTCAGCCCGAGCGAATTCCGAAGCCACTTCCCCGGCCTGGACACCTACGTGCATGCCAACAACTGCTCTCGCGGCGCACTCAGCTCTGAAGTCGAGGCCGCCGTGGGCGAGTATCTGCGGTCGTGGCGTGACGGCGGCTCGCCGTGGGGCGAGTGGATGGGCGTGTGGGAAGAAGCCCGCGCCGCGCTGGCCGCCCTCATCGGCAGCGATCCGGCGCAGGTGGCCCTGACCGACAGCGCCAGTCATGCGCTGGCCCTGGC is drawn from Deinococcus ruber and contains these coding sequences:
- a CDS encoding M24 family metallopeptidase — its product is MADLRPHLNPARLATLRGLLDSQRAPGIEALLITAPYQLRAFCGVRVSAGALVLTAEGSVLLLDPRYLAAVTVPGGVTLKPYANARTFSAGIREVLGSARRIGVYAPALSLAAMNELNPQGELEFVPVDAVLDDLLSLLNEAELEALQRAEALTRRAIAATFAALRPGISERQLERVLLDSLAEGGEGPAFPPIVAFGELTALPHAHPGEAVWHPGDLVTVDAGAVVDGLHADLTDTRLVGATQEDTRAHALLKLTRQALDAAIRATRAGVLAGEIDEAARAVFRAAELDAQTLLGIGHALGYQVHQPPILRLGSQEAVKAGQVLALEPGVYLPGFGGVRLEEMVVVTGAGAVPIARWQVPEMAAGQEARS